In the Ctenopharyngodon idella isolate HZGC_01 chromosome 4, HZGC01, whole genome shotgun sequence genome, one interval contains:
- the zbed4 gene encoding zinc finger BED domain-containing protein 4, with translation MDGEDSLSQKTEDASHEHNGSKDNKRIEAKGTCLKIEGKDGYVFKSYRITPQEILEAEPHTSPSETLAKDSSLVSLSFEGAEEDGSSEVDGHSTEDSAAEICEKHDSQTSPAISNKSQNIEINNSEIETSVCIKAEPNETGEITQDDEKLSFDGAFGPFATRGYDDDYGNLFSGYSSTLYDVAMDAVTQSLLSSIRSPLNPRKKSPAWNHFFISPRDSTKAICMYCMKEFSRGKNEKDLSTSCLMRHVRRAHPTVLLQDGDSLNNLSNSSSLIPPNISPNNGDLSVSIKQPTDNHTPLSSFLAEATDIVSKDSLQKVKPKAEKSVKSDSSAVPSPHSFNNHNDDATDLLTDSPGSAPKSSSSRRRSAVWKHFYLSPADSSKAVCIHCMNEFSRGKNGKDLGTSCLIRHMWRAHRDIVIEENGQGSSIPPPYTTPPTLLSRTQDSTEVKKDFLCISHRPDTISDEVPNDDSEHMILEDEANDATYQSGQESSLDASFRLKGENTPLSSSPEEQTEGHSASQDQSSVFQQNKKIMKRVKSEVWHHFIVSPVDQLKALCRYCPCVISRGKRGDFGTSCLMRHLMRRHPDVLKTQKSTSDKVSSPQSPHSTPAAEDDMTTNATDSPAVENKPHTLPVFSKKTSKLWNHFSISSADPTKVVCLHCSRTISRGKKTTNLGTSCLFRHMQRFHGHVLENNSHISGDVSSAEIQVKQELMDISAYEENAEKFSECHPAAKKITKLIAEMLALDLQPSTVVENLGLNRLLEYLQPQYSLPSSSYFTSTAIPEMYESVKEVVLTHLKEAEGGIIHFTTSVWVSSQTQEYLILTAHWVTFESQVLPQGQDFHCSALLGVSSIDCDYNMLNIQKQLEYLWDTWIGSSGLKIGFTVTDNQTIGSILESSDHTTMQCFGHNIDLIVNEAIKSQRMVQNLLSIARKICERVHRSAKAKEKLAELQKAYQLPENQLVQDVPSKWKTSYFMLERLVEQKKAIDEMSIECNFRELISCDQWEVMQSVCNALKPFEVACREMSNRTATLGQVIPLIHILNRKIDMLFDETMGIDNMLKSLKEAMVTRMSPTLHDPKYIWATMLDPRYKTSLFTEEEAEQCKHDLIQELEVSTSNSVETKPPLSNGCSEIPASSNSLASNKENLWALMDDIRQKIKQEERPKSLELAVLEYLEEDILDQSCDPLDYWNLKKLLWPDLAKVAVRYVGCPPSIVPADTLFSTSSVNCALNQSRPLLENLEGLLFLKVNLPLIYFQY, from the coding sequence ATGGACGGAGAGGACAGCCTCTCACAAAAGACTGAGGATGCAAGCCACGAGCATAATGGCTCCAAAGATAACAAGAGAATAGAGGCCAAAGGAACCTGTTTAAAAATCGAAGGGAAAGATGGTTATGTGTTCAAATCATACAGAATTACTCCTCAAGAGATATTGGAAGCAGAACCCCATACCTCTCCCTCTGAGACACTGGCAAAAGATTCTTCTTTGGTGTCTTTGTCATTTGAGGGCGCAGAGGAAGATGGATCTTCTGAGGTCGATGGGCATTCAACAGAGGATTCAGCAGCAGAAATTTGTGAAAAGCATGACTCTCAAACATCTCCAGCTATTTCAAATAAGAGCCAGAATATTGAAATTAATAATTCAGAAATTGAAACAAGTGTATGTATCAAAGCAGAACCAAATGAAACGGGTGAAATCACTCAGGATGATGAAAAGTTATCATTTGATGGGGCCTTTGGCCCCTTTGCCACTAGAGGTTACGACGATGATTATGGTAACTTGTTCAGTGGGTACTCAAGTACTCTTTATGATGTTGCAATGGATGCTGTCACACAAAGCCTTCTATCATCCATAAGAAGTCCTCTTAACCCTAGAAAGAAATCTCCTGCTTGGAACCATTTTTTCATATCACCACGTGATAGTACCAAAGCAATctgtatgtactgtatgaaAGAGTTCAGCAGGGGTAAAAATGAGAAAGACCTCAGTACTAGTTGTTTAATGAGGCATGTGCGAAGGGCTCATCCCACTGTTCTTCTGCAAGATGGtgattcattaaataatttgtCCAATTCTTCATCTTTAATACCTCCCAATATATCACCAAACAATGGAGACTTGTCTGTAAGCATCAAGCAACCAACAGATAACCATACTCCACTGTCCTCCTTTCTAGCTGAGGCCACAGATATAGTGTCCAAAGACTCTTTACAAAAGGTCAAACCAAAAGCAGAAAAGAGTGTCAAAAGTGACTCTAGTGCGGTTCCTTCCCCACATTCCTTTAACAACCATAATGACGATGCCACAGACTTGTTGACTGATAGCCCTGGATCAGCCCCTAAAAGCTCAAGTTCTCGGCGGCGCTCAGCAGTTtggaaacacttttatttatcaCCTGCTGACAGCTCAAAAGCAGTGTGTATTCACTGCATGAATGAGTTCAGTCGTGGCAAAAATGGGAAAGACTTGGGGACAAGCTGCCTTATTCGCCACATGTGGCGGGCCCATCGAGACATAGTCATTGAAGAAAACGGACAGGGCTCAAGCATTCCTCCTCCTTATACCACTCCACCAACATTGTTGTCGCGTACACAGGACTCCACAGAGGTCAAAAAGGATTTCCTCTGTATCTCACATCGCCCTGATACCATATCAGATGAAGTGCCCAATGATGACAGTGAGCACATGATTCTTGAAGATGAGGCAAACGATGCTACATATCAATCTGGACAAGAGTCCTCACTTGATGCATCCTTTAGACTAAAAGGGGAAAATACACCTCTGTCATCCTCTCCAGAGGAACAAACTGAGGGGCACAGTGCATCCCAAGATCAGAGTTCAGTttttcaacaaaacaaaaaaataatgaaacgGGTGAAATCAGAAGTATGGCATCATTTCATTGTCTCTCCTGTTGACCAGCTCAAAGCTTTGTGTCGATATTGCCCCTGTGTCATAAGCCGTGGTAAACGAGGCGACTTTGGCACAAGCTGTTTAATGAGACATTTAATGCGACGGCATCCTGATGTTCTCAAAACCCAAAAAAGCACAAGTGACAAAGTTTCCTCACCTCAGTCACCTCATTCTACTCCTGCTGCAGAGGACGACATGACGACAAATGCGACGGACAGCCCTGCTGTTGAGAACAAACCCCATACCCTGCCTGTTTTCAGCAAAAAGACTTCAAAGCTATGGAATCACTTTTCTATTTCCTCTGCGGACCCAACAAAGGTGGTCTGTTTGCACTGTAGCCGCACAATTAGCAGGGGCAAAAAGACAACCAATTTAGGCACTAGTTGCTTATTTAGGCACATGCAGAGATTTCATGGACATGTGCTTGAAAATAATAGTCATATCTCAGGTGATGTGTCATCTGCTGAAATTCAAGTAAAGCAGGAGCTCATGGACATTTCTGCTTATGAGGAGAATGCAGAAAAGTTCAGTGAATGCCACCCAGCTGCCAAAAAAATTACCAAACTTATTGCAGAAATGCTTGCACTGGATCTTCAGCCATCAACTGTAGTGGAAAATCTTGGCCTGAACCGGTTACTGGAATACCTCCAACCACAGTATTCTCTACCTTCCTCATCCTACTTTACCAGCACTGCAATCCCAGAAATGTATGAGAGTGTGAAAGAAGTAGTTCTGACCCACCTAAAAGAGGCTGAAGGTGGAATTATCCATTTCACAACAAGTGTTTGGGTGAGCAGCCAAACTCAAGAGTACTTAATTCTTACAGCCCACTGGGTAACATTTGAGTCTCAAGTTCTGCCTCAGGGTCAAGATTTCCACTGCTCGGCCCTCCTTGGTGTCTCCTCAATTGACTGTGACTACAATATGCTGAACATACAAAAGCAGCTTGAATATCTTTGGGACACCTGGATTGGTTCCTCAGGCCTTAAAATTGGATTTACTGTAACAGATAATCAAACTATTGGAAGCATATTAGAGAGCAGTGACCACACCACCATGCAGTGTTTTGGTCATAACATAGATCTCATTGTTAACGAAGCCATTAAAAGTCAGAGGATGGTTCAGAACTTACTTAGTATTGCTCGAAAAATCTGTGAAAGGGTGCATCGTTCTGCTAAAGCAAAGGAGAAGTTGGCAGAGCTGCAAAAAGCTTATCAGTTACCTGAAAACCAGCTGGTTCAGGATGTTCCCTCTAAGTGGAAAACATCATACTTTATGCTTGAGCGATTAGTAGAGCAAAAGAAAGCCATTGATGAGATGTCAATAGAGTGTAATTTCAGGGAACTGATAAGCTGTGACCAGTGGGAAGTCATGCAGTCGGTCTGCAATGCTCTTAAGCCTTTTGAGGTAGCCTGCAGGGAGATGAGCAATCGCACTGCAACACTAGGTCAGGTCATTCCACTCATTCACATACTCAACCGAAAGATAGATATGCTTTTTGATGAGACAATGGGTATTGATAATATGCTCAAGTCTTTAAAGGAGGCAATGGTGACTAGAATGTCTCCTACACTTCATGACCCCAAGTACATATGGGCAACCATGTTGGACCCGAGGTATAAGACCTCCCTCTTTACTGAGGAAGAAGCAGAGCAGTGTAAGCATGACCTCATACAAGAGCTTGAGGTGTCTACATCTAACTCTGTGGAGACTAAGCCACCACTGTCAAACGGATGTAGTGAAATACCAGCTTCATCAAACAGCTTGGCCTCAAACAAAGAGAACCTCTGGGCTCTTATGGATGACATTAGACAAAAAATCAAGCAAGAGGAGAGACCAAAATCATTGGAGCTTGCTGTGCTTGAGTATTTGGAGGAAGACATTCTTGACCAGAGTTGTGATCCTCTGGATTATTGGAACCTGAAGAAGTTACTGTGGCCTGACCTTGCCAAAGTAGCTGTACGCTATGTGGGTTGTCCACCCAGCATTGTACCAGCAGACACACTTTTTAGCACATCAAGTGTCAACTGTGCTCTGAATCAGTCCCGACCATTGCTAGAAAATCTTGAAGGACTTCTATTTTTAAAGGTCAACCTTCCTTTGATATATTTTCAGTACTGA